The following coding sequences lie in one Brevibacterium marinum genomic window:
- a CDS encoding MFS transporter has translation MSEVEPQAQSDPAATSNPQREKGRRRSMLVAAFGTVVEWYDFSIFFYVATILTTEFFGDRTDSLLLTLGVGAAGFLFRPLGAMVFGHLGDRVGRKSALVVSAVLMAIAMLGIAVMPTYDTIGIWAGVGMVFFRCLSGFSVGAEYTGIMVFLMESAGSKRRGLAASWAAANSEVGALLAVGSGAFLAATLSAEAMSSWGWRMLFVLGALLAALMIPLRRMMEETDTFKRLQETEKKKPVVKHSRSPLLIAFLQQPRAILVAFLISSIGSVSYFLNITYVPTYIEEVSDVKNSGSLALGTIAAVVAIVITPFFGIASDRFGRKRTLAVLMTVFILTTIPAYALLANANPGIAVSGAAFLAVPAAGWSAVAAAMVPEQFTGTSRFSGMAIGYNVATVLFGGLSPLIATALMSSTGLTLAPAIYATVIVVAAGIPTLILARNMAGRPLAEIDHDRHLVPA, from the coding sequence ATGTCAGAAGTCGAACCGCAGGCCCAGTCGGACCCGGCAGCAACCAGCAACCCTCAGCGTGAGAAGGGGCGCCGTCGATCCATGCTCGTCGCTGCGTTTGGCACCGTCGTCGAGTGGTATGACTTCTCGATCTTCTTCTACGTTGCGACCATCCTGACCACCGAGTTCTTCGGCGATCGCACCGATTCCCTGCTGCTGACCCTCGGCGTCGGAGCTGCCGGGTTCCTGTTCCGGCCGCTCGGGGCCATGGTCTTCGGCCATCTCGGCGACAGGGTCGGCCGGAAGTCCGCGCTGGTCGTGTCCGCCGTGCTCATGGCCATTGCGATGCTCGGCATCGCCGTCATGCCGACCTATGACACCATCGGCATCTGGGCCGGCGTCGGCATGGTCTTCTTCCGCTGTCTGTCGGGCTTCTCCGTTGGTGCCGAGTACACCGGGATCATGGTCTTTCTCATGGAGTCGGCCGGCAGCAAACGGCGCGGACTCGCGGCCAGCTGGGCCGCCGCCAACAGTGAGGTCGGTGCCCTGCTCGCGGTCGGGTCGGGAGCGTTCCTGGCCGCCACGCTGTCTGCCGAAGCGATGAGCTCCTGGGGCTGGCGGATGCTGTTCGTCCTGGGCGCTCTGCTGGCCGCGCTGATGATCCCGCTGCGACGGATGATGGAGGAGACCGACACTTTCAAGCGCCTGCAGGAGACGGAGAAGAAGAAACCGGTCGTCAAGCACAGTCGTTCCCCGTTGCTCATCGCCTTCCTCCAGCAGCCCCGCGCCATCCTCGTCGCCTTCCTCATCTCATCGATCGGCTCGGTCAGCTACTTCCTCAACATCACCTACGTGCCGACCTACATCGAAGAGGTCTCAGACGTGAAGAACTCCGGGTCCCTCGCACTGGGCACCATCGCGGCCGTCGTCGCAATCGTCATCACCCCGTTCTTCGGCATCGCCTCTGACCGGTTCGGGAGAAAGAGGACCTTGGCCGTCCTCATGACCGTCTTCATCCTCACCACCATTCCCGCCTACGCCCTGCTGGCGAACGCGAACCCCGGGATCGCCGTCTCCGGCGCTGCGTTCCTGGCTGTGCCCGCTGCCGGCTGGAGCGCCGTGGCGGCGGCCATGGTCCCCGAGCAGTTCACCGGAACCAGCCGCTTTTCCGGAATGGCGATCGGCTACAACGTGGCCACGGTCCTCTTCGGCGGACTCTCACCGCTGATTGCGACCGCGTTGATGAGTTCCACCGGTCTCACACTGGCACCGGCGATCTATGCGACCGTCATCGTCGTCGCGGCCGGCATTCCGACCCTGATCCTGGCCCGGAATATGGCGGGCAGGCCGCTGGCCGAGATCGACCACGATCGGCATCTTGTGCCGGCCTGA
- a CDS encoding SDR family oxidoreductase, with translation MRDKSLPDEFIPHTQHPSQVLVLGATGYVGGRLVPRLLQAGHTVSVAVRSPDKLETVPWASDVTIFRVDLDDGHGLVEAMADIDVVFYLVHSMNSGSDFESREARAATRVAAAAESADVGRIVYLGGLHPDSDSLSAHMRSRAKVGRIFLNSSVATIVFQAGIIIGSGSASFEMVRHLADELRWMPAPNWVSNRVEPLSIRDVLYYLVSAVGVTAQVNRSFDIGSRDVLTYADIMKTFSRIAGLKPRHVLELPLPAPTLSGIWVGLVTPLPLNLTLPLVQSLQEDAVTQNRAIDSVIPVPADGLLTYEQAVRLALYREQEGAVDTNWDADTGDLSRAASALPNDPQWAGRRMYEDDRTFYFSDLRADQLWKIVVAIGGDHGWYSWPLAWKIRGQLDKIVGGAGLNRGRRLPDSLRVGDPVDWWRVVEMEPSSRLLLRAEMKVSGEAWLEFTMADDEDGCSFRQRAMFIPSGIRGRLYWASVSPFHRGIFPNMANNIAQAARRFA, from the coding sequence GTGAGAGACAAATCGCTGCCAGACGAGTTCATTCCTCACACACAGCACCCCAGTCAGGTTTTGGTCTTGGGGGCGACCGGGTACGTCGGTGGACGTTTAGTTCCGCGGCTTCTCCAGGCCGGTCATACAGTCAGTGTTGCCGTACGCTCTCCCGACAAGCTCGAGACAGTACCCTGGGCCAGCGATGTCACGATCTTCCGGGTGGATCTTGATGACGGGCACGGTTTGGTCGAAGCCATGGCCGATATCGACGTCGTCTTTTACCTGGTTCATTCAATGAATTCCGGGAGTGATTTCGAGTCTCGTGAGGCACGGGCTGCCACTCGTGTCGCTGCCGCTGCAGAGTCCGCCGACGTCGGGCGAATCGTGTATCTGGGTGGACTTCACCCGGACTCGGATTCGTTGTCTGCTCATATGCGCTCACGGGCCAAGGTGGGCCGGATTTTCCTCAATTCTTCTGTTGCCACGATCGTGTTCCAAGCTGGGATCATCATTGGATCAGGATCGGCATCGTTCGAGATGGTTCGTCACTTGGCCGACGAACTACGGTGGATGCCGGCACCGAATTGGGTCTCGAATCGAGTCGAACCTCTCTCGATTCGAGATGTCCTCTATTACTTGGTGTCAGCCGTTGGTGTCACAGCGCAGGTGAATAGGTCTTTTGACATTGGTTCACGTGACGTTTTGACCTACGCCGACATTATGAAGACTTTTAGTCGGATCGCTGGTCTGAAACCACGGCACGTGTTGGAACTACCGCTTCCTGCCCCCACGTTGTCAGGAATCTGGGTAGGGTTGGTCACGCCTTTGCCGTTAAATTTAACGTTGCCGCTGGTGCAATCGCTGCAAGAAGATGCGGTGACACAAAATCGGGCGATTGACTCGGTCATTCCTGTCCCAGCAGACGGGCTTCTCACCTACGAACAAGCTGTGAGATTGGCTCTTTACAGAGAACAGGAAGGGGCAGTCGATACGAACTGGGATGCCGATACCGGTGACCTGAGCCGCGCGGCCAGTGCCCTTCCCAACGATCCGCAGTGGGCGGGACGACGCATGTATGAAGATGATCGCACATTCTACTTTTCCGATCTTCGTGCCGATCAATTGTGGAAAATTGTTGTCGCCATCGGTGGCGACCATGGGTGGTACTCCTGGCCCCTGGCGTGGAAGATCCGAGGCCAGTTAGACAAAATCGTCGGAGGCGCTGGTCTCAACCGTGGTCGCCGCCTTCCCGACAGTCTCAGGGTGGGAGACCCGGTCGATTGGTGGAGAGTCGTGGAAATGGAACCGTCTTCGCGGTTGCTGTTGCGTGCGGAGATGAAGGTCTCCGGTGAAGCCTGGCTCGAGTTCACGATGGCAGACGATGAAGATGGTTGCTCGTTCCGACAGCGAGCCATGTTCATCCCTTCAGGGATACGTGGGCGCCTCTATTGGGCGTCTGTGTCGCCGTTCCATAGGGGCATTTTCCCCAATATGGCCAACAACATTGCGCAGGCAGCGAGACGATTCGCATGA
- a CDS encoding DUF3263 domain-containing protein gives MPLLCFHTAGTNQHRGPFTEAQLWLACALCFQYVSGEVAGPMIAGDAQQLSAHDRMILDVECGSPTPAARRLLCDRIDLAPERYDTVLNGLADTDAAYSYAPEVVRTVRHSRAERFRFYRRARRWTTWDHIVEKGDPT, from the coding sequence ATGCCGCTGTTGTGCTTCCACACGGCAGGGACCAACCAGCATCGGGGGCCGTTCACTGAGGCGCAACTATGGTTGGCATGTGCCCTATGCTTTCAGTATGTCTCAGGCGAGGTGGCAGGCCCGATGATTGCTGGTGATGCACAGCAACTCTCTGCCCATGATCGGATGATTCTCGATGTCGAGTGTGGTTCACCCACTCCTGCCGCTCGACGCCTCTTGTGTGATCGCATTGATTTGGCCCCTGAACGCTACGACACTGTGCTGAACGGTTTAGCTGATACTGACGCGGCATATTCGTATGCTCCTGAGGTCGTTCGCACAGTCAGGCACTCACGAGCTGAACGATTTCGCTTCTACCGGCGGGCGCGCCGCTGGACGACCTGGGACCACATTGTCGAAAAAGGAGACCCCACGTGA
- a CDS encoding DUF2505 domain-containing protein: protein MQRAELKRKVALGPAQILDVLADEDTWRADGASVEILSGRADGLQLTATMPLARDQLPATAQSFLGADAKVVQNISSEPVSESDDASTVNIDAEIPGVAIDVHVEISLIREAEDCTDLHALIEIVSSLPFFGRAIESGTRPHIQAMISTRFGHLPTL, encoded by the coding sequence ATGCAACGAGCGGAGCTGAAACGCAAAGTAGCATTGGGGCCAGCGCAGATTCTCGATGTGCTCGCCGATGAGGACACTTGGCGTGCAGATGGAGCGAGCGTGGAGATCCTGTCGGGCCGAGCCGACGGGCTTCAATTGACGGCCACGATGCCTTTAGCACGCGACCAGCTGCCTGCCACGGCACAGAGTTTCCTAGGTGCCGATGCCAAAGTTGTCCAGAACATAAGCTCCGAGCCCGTGTCCGAGAGTGATGACGCATCGACAGTGAATATCGACGCGGAAATTCCTGGCGTTGCCATCGATGTCCATGTGGAGATTTCCTTGATCCGGGAGGCCGAGGATTGTACTGACCTTCATGCCCTGATCGAGATCGTGTCTTCGTTGCCATTCTTTGGCCGCGCGATCGAATCAGGTACTCGCCCTCATATCCAGGCGATGATCTCCACACGTTTCGGTCACCTTCCGACTCTCTAG
- a CDS encoding IS630 family transposase → MSAPAAPLTMTDTDREVLEIIARSSTAAHREVVRARVLLASADGVGIRTVAGDHGVSAMTVRAWREAFTAEGLTQWGTVKKGRGRKPSIPEDTIAEIVRLTTTETPEAETHWSVRSMAKKVGVSRSTVHRVWSELGLKPHRHDTFKVSNDPNFDAKVIDVVGLYLNPPEKAVVLCMDEKSSIQALDRTQASLPMVPGRAGTMTHDYKRNGTTTLFAALDVLTGKVIGQCLPKHRHEEFLTFLKTVDSQVPKGLQVHLVLDNYATHKHAVIKHWLANHKRFHLHFTPTSSSWLNQVERWFRDLTEKNLRRGIFDSVPDLIDSIEAYIDANNDDPKPYVWTATAESILEKVARARTTLTERAS, encoded by the coding sequence ATGTCAGCTCCAGCAGCCCCGTTGACCATGACCGACACCGATCGAGAAGTCCTCGAGATCATCGCTCGGTCATCGACAGCCGCGCACCGGGAAGTCGTCCGCGCCAGAGTCCTCCTCGCCTCCGCCGATGGTGTGGGCATCCGCACCGTCGCCGGCGACCATGGTGTGTCGGCGATGACGGTGCGCGCCTGGCGCGAGGCGTTCACAGCCGAGGGACTCACGCAGTGGGGCACGGTGAAGAAAGGACGCGGACGCAAACCCTCGATCCCTGAGGACACAATCGCTGAGATCGTACGTCTGACGACGACCGAGACTCCTGAAGCCGAAACCCACTGGTCGGTGCGGTCGATGGCCAAGAAGGTCGGCGTCTCCCGCTCGACCGTCCACAGGGTCTGGTCCGAACTCGGGCTCAAACCCCACCGGCACGATACGTTCAAAGTCTCGAACGATCCGAACTTCGATGCCAAGGTCATCGATGTCGTCGGTCTCTACCTCAACCCACCGGAGAAGGCGGTGGTGTTGTGCATGGACGAGAAGTCTTCCATCCAGGCACTCGATCGCACTCAGGCATCGTTGCCGATGGTTCCCGGTCGGGCCGGGACGATGACGCATGACTACAAACGAAACGGCACGACGACGCTCTTCGCCGCACTGGATGTCCTCACGGGTAAAGTCATCGGGCAGTGTCTTCCCAAGCATCGGCATGAGGAGTTCCTGACTTTCCTCAAAACCGTTGATTCGCAGGTGCCCAAGGGTCTGCAGGTCCACCTCGTGCTTGATAACTATGCCACGCACAAACATGCCGTGATCAAGCACTGGCTGGCCAACCACAAACGCTTTCACCTGCACTTCACGCCGACATCATCGTCGTGGCTGAATCAGGTCGAGAGGTGGTTTCGCGATCTGACGGAGAAGAATCTGCGTCGGGGGATCTTCGACTCGGTGCCCGATCTCATCGACAGCATCGAGGCTTATATCGATGCCAATAATGATGACCCGAAACCGTATGTGTGGACGGCGACAGCCGAGTCGATCCTGGAGAAAGTCGCCCGAGCGCGCACCACCCTGACCGAACGAGCAAGCTAA
- a CDS encoding IS110 family transposase, whose product MFTERTTIGLDVHARSVIAAALDTHTGELVQRRLTPDFTDITTFITHQPQPAAVVYEAGPAGFGLVRHLTDAGIRCVVAALSKLQRPAGDRVKTDKNEALHLAKLLRLDEVTPVDVPSLVQESARDLVRTREDACGDLMSARHRLSKLLLRHGIVYYGGSAWTGKHDQWLHTDALPRLPDTATRLGFDAAYDAVLTVTARRDRLDAEIEKIARDSEFTAVVDRLGCLRGIGTLTGFGLAVEIGDWTRFTGRTIGSYVGLAPTEYSSGSSRSQGGVMKTGNGHVRRLLIEVAWHHRRQYRKSKALQARFDRAPAAARARGDEGNRRLHNHEPFSN is encoded by the coding sequence GTGTTCACCGAGCGTACAACCATCGGACTCGACGTGCACGCTCGAAGCGTCATCGCAGCAGCACTCGACACGCACACAGGCGAACTCGTCCAACGCAGACTCACCCCCGACTTCACCGACATCACCACATTCATCACCCACCAACCCCAACCAGCCGCCGTCGTCTACGAAGCCGGCCCCGCCGGATTCGGCCTGGTCAGACACCTGACTGACGCCGGTATCCGATGCGTAGTGGCGGCGCTATCGAAACTCCAACGCCCTGCGGGCGATCGAGTCAAGACCGATAAAAACGAAGCCCTGCACCTGGCGAAACTCTTACGCCTTGATGAAGTCACACCCGTGGACGTGCCCTCCCTGGTCCAGGAATCAGCTCGGGACCTCGTTCGTACCCGTGAAGACGCGTGTGGGGATCTCATGTCGGCACGCCACCGACTCTCGAAGCTGCTGCTGCGCCACGGCATCGTCTACTACGGCGGCAGCGCCTGGACAGGCAAACACGACCAATGGCTCCACACCGATGCCCTGCCTCGCCTACCGGACACAGCGACCCGCCTGGGCTTCGACGCCGCCTACGATGCGGTATTGACGGTCACCGCGCGCAGAGATCGACTGGATGCCGAGATTGAGAAGATCGCCCGAGATTCCGAGTTCACTGCCGTCGTCGATCGGCTCGGGTGCCTGCGCGGGATAGGCACCTTGACCGGGTTCGGGCTGGCTGTCGAGATCGGCGACTGGACCCGGTTCACCGGCCGAACGATCGGGTCCTACGTGGGGCTGGCCCCCACGGAATACTCGTCTGGATCGTCACGGTCCCAGGGAGGAGTGATGAAGACCGGCAACGGGCATGTGCGTCGCCTGTTGATCGAGGTAGCGTGGCACCACCGTCGCCAATACCGGAAGTCCAAGGCTCTGCAAGCCCGATTCGACCGGGCACCGGCGGCAGCGCGAGCCCGGGGAGATGAGGGCAACAGGAGACTCCACAACCACGAACCTTTCAGTAACTAA
- the gdhA gene encoding NADP-specific glutamate dehydrogenase encodes MIESTLQDTYDTVMQRNPGEPEFHQAVKEVFESLEALQGRHPEYAANGILMRLCEPERQLIFRVPWVDDAGTVQINRGFRVEYNSALGPYKGGLRFHPSVNLGIVKFLGFEQIFKNSLTGLPIGGGKGGADFDPHGRSDAEIMRFCQSFMTELHRHMGEYTDVPAGDIGVGAREIGYLFGQYKRLTNRYEAGVLTGKGLDWGGSLVRTEATGYGAAIFADEMLKARGSSFEGRRVGVSGSGNVAIYSIEKAKQLGGIPVTASDSGGYVVDENGIDLELLQQIKEVERGRIHEYAERRGGDARYVTGGSVWDVPVAIALPSATQNELDTDAARALVSNGVEAVSEGANMPCNPEAVEIFREAGVAFGPGKAANAGGVATSALEMQQNASRDTWSFEYTEGRLTEIMKNIHTTCLETAEDVGRPGDYVVGANVAGFRRVADAMIALGVV; translated from the coding sequence ATGATCGAATCAACGCTCCAGGACACCTACGACACGGTGATGCAGCGCAACCCCGGCGAACCCGAATTCCACCAAGCGGTGAAGGAGGTCTTCGAATCCCTCGAAGCCCTCCAGGGTCGACACCCCGAGTACGCGGCCAACGGCATTCTGATGCGGCTGTGCGAACCAGAACGTCAGCTCATCTTCCGGGTGCCCTGGGTGGATGACGCGGGCACCGTGCAGATCAACCGCGGATTCCGCGTCGAGTACAACTCTGCGCTGGGCCCCTACAAAGGGGGGCTGCGCTTTCACCCCTCGGTCAATCTGGGCATCGTGAAATTCCTCGGTTTCGAGCAGATCTTCAAGAACTCCCTGACCGGACTGCCCATCGGCGGCGGCAAGGGTGGCGCGGACTTCGATCCCCACGGTCGTTCCGACGCCGAGATCATGCGCTTCTGCCAGTCGTTCATGACCGAGCTGCATCGCCACATGGGCGAGTACACCGATGTCCCCGCCGGTGACATCGGCGTAGGTGCCCGCGAGATCGGATACCTGTTCGGCCAGTACAAGCGCCTGACCAACAGATACGAAGCCGGAGTGCTGACTGGCAAGGGCCTGGACTGGGGCGGATCCCTCGTCCGCACGGAGGCCACGGGGTATGGCGCCGCGATCTTCGCTGACGAGATGCTCAAGGCACGCGGCTCGTCCTTCGAGGGCCGCCGGGTGGGTGTATCCGGTTCCGGCAATGTGGCGATCTACTCGATCGAGAAGGCGAAGCAGCTCGGCGGAATCCCGGTGACGGCCTCGGATTCCGGGGGCTATGTCGTGGACGAGAACGGCATCGACCTCGAACTGCTCCAGCAGATCAAGGAGGTCGAGCGCGGACGTATCCATGAGTACGCCGAACGTCGCGGGGGAGATGCCCGCTATGTCACGGGCGGCAGCGTGTGGGACGTTCCGGTGGCGATCGCTCTGCCCAGCGCCACCCAGAACGAACTCGACACCGATGCCGCCCGCGCCCTGGTCTCGAACGGGGTGGAGGCGGTCTCGGAAGGCGCGAACATGCCCTGCAACCCCGAGGCGGTCGAGATCTTCCGTGAAGCCGGGGTCGCCTTCGGTCCCGGCAAGGCGGCGAATGCCGGCGGTGTCGCCACCAGTGCGCTGGAAATGCAACAGAACGCCAGCCGCGACACCTGGAGCTTCGAGTACACCGAGGGACGGCTCACCGAGATCATGAAGAACATCCACACCACCTGCCTGGAGACGGCTGAGGACGTCGGTCGTCCGGGAGACTACGTTGTGGGCGCGAACGTGGCCGGCTTCCGCAGGGTCGCCGACGCCATGATCGCCCTCGGCGTGGTCTGA
- a CDS encoding XRE family transcriptional regulator, translating into MEINDEPPGLELSPQVEGGRPLSPPPKSLEQSIAESTRQMRSARGLTLSELASRVGISRQMLSKIENAQTSASLETVDALAKGLELPVTSLFRAADYETQAVFAKAGRAPETVRRGSNLGHHYQLLGQLARHHGLFEPLLVTLTEDSQPFPLFQHMGSEFVYVFEGVMDYQHQQSTFRMETGDSLLFDSEGVHGPARIIAAPVRFLSVFVTQERPADSLGDRPDTLSH; encoded by the coding sequence GTGGAAATCAACGACGAACCGCCGGGGCTTGAGCTGAGCCCACAGGTCGAGGGCGGGCGGCCGCTGTCTCCTCCACCGAAGTCGCTTGAGCAGTCGATCGCTGAGAGCACCCGGCAGATGCGGAGTGCGCGCGGGCTGACGCTTTCAGAGCTGGCGTCTCGCGTCGGGATCAGTCGACAGATGCTGTCGAAGATCGAGAACGCTCAGACGTCGGCGAGCCTTGAGACGGTGGATGCGCTGGCGAAGGGACTGGAGCTTCCTGTCACCAGCCTCTTCCGCGCCGCTGATTACGAGACGCAGGCGGTGTTCGCGAAGGCGGGTAGGGCGCCTGAGACGGTGCGCCGGGGAAGCAACCTGGGCCATCACTATCAGTTACTCGGACAGCTCGCCCGTCACCATGGCCTCTTCGAACCTCTCCTTGTGACGCTGACGGAGGACAGTCAGCCGTTCCCGCTGTTCCAGCACATGGGTTCGGAGTTCGTGTACGTCTTCGAAGGGGTCATGGACTATCAGCACCAGCAGTCGACGTTCCGCATGGAGACCGGCGACAGCTTGCTCTTCGACAGCGAGGGCGTCCACGGCCCTGCCCGCATCATAGCGGCACCGGTCCGCTTCCTGTCAGTGTTCGTGACACAGGAGCGCCCGGCGGATTCCCTCGGTGACCGCCCGGACACCTTGTCACACTGA
- a CDS encoding P-II family nitrogen regulator encodes MRLVTAILQPIVLDRVQVALARHGISGMTVSECSGYGRQNGHREVYRGAELTIDYIGKARLEILVADSDADTVIEVIAQSARTDEVGDGKIWSTPVDEVVRIRTGERGPAAL; translated from the coding sequence ATGAGACTCGTCACCGCAATCCTTCAACCCATCGTCCTCGACCGGGTCCAGGTCGCTCTCGCTCGACATGGCATCAGCGGAATGACCGTGAGCGAGTGCTCGGGCTATGGACGCCAGAACGGTCACCGTGAGGTCTACCGAGGCGCGGAGCTCACCATCGATTACATCGGCAAGGCCCGATTGGAGATCCTCGTCGCCGACTCCGACGCGGACACAGTGATCGAGGTCATTGCACAGTCGGCCCGCACCGACGAGGTCGGCGACGGCAAGATCTGGTCGACGCCAGTCGACGAGGTCGTCCGGATCCGCACCGGAGAACGAGGGCCAGCTGCCCTGTAG
- a CDS encoding ammonium transporter encodes MPFAEDEMNAADVSAGDTAWVLISAALVLLMTVGLAFFYGGMVRAKSVLNMVMMSVVTMGLIGVLWVLVGFSLVFGESIGGFIGNPMDFAGLTALLNEDAVVDGTPTLIFAGFQAAFAIIAVALVSGAVADRMRFSAWVVFAVVWALLVYFPAAHWVFAFNGSVSENGGFIANNLGAVDFAGGTAIHINAGAAALALALVLRPRIGFRRAPMRPHNLPLVMLGAGLLWFGWFGFNAGSALGANHTAAFAWINTLAAPAAAMLAWLIVERIRDGRPTSLGAASGVVAGLVGITPAAAAVSPLGAIAIGTLAGIGSALAIGLKTKLGYDDSLDVVGVHLVAGLIGTLAIGVLANPASPAGEAGLLHGGGLHLLGVEALSAAIVLVYSFVVTTVIALVLRSMMGGIRVTSHEESFGIDVSAHAESGYEFSQVPYTSQNITRSIVIPAPEQQEARP; translated from the coding sequence ATGCCATTTGCGGAGGATGAGATGAATGCTGCGGACGTTTCTGCCGGCGACACCGCCTGGGTGCTGATCAGCGCCGCGCTCGTGCTGCTGATGACGGTGGGATTGGCCTTCTTCTACGGAGGCATGGTGCGAGCCAAGAGCGTGCTCAATATGGTCATGATGTCGGTGGTGACCATGGGCCTCATCGGGGTCTTGTGGGTGCTCGTCGGGTTCTCGCTGGTCTTTGGAGAATCGATCGGCGGGTTTATCGGCAACCCGATGGACTTCGCCGGGCTGACCGCCCTCCTGAACGAGGACGCAGTCGTGGACGGGACCCCGACACTGATCTTCGCGGGCTTTCAAGCGGCTTTCGCGATCATCGCTGTGGCACTGGTCAGCGGTGCGGTCGCCGATCGGATGCGGTTCTCCGCATGGGTCGTGTTCGCCGTGGTGTGGGCGCTGCTCGTGTACTTCCCCGCTGCGCACTGGGTGTTCGCATTCAACGGATCCGTGTCGGAGAACGGGGGGTTCATCGCGAACAACCTGGGAGCCGTCGACTTCGCCGGCGGGACCGCGATCCACATCAACGCCGGTGCCGCGGCGCTTGCGCTGGCCCTCGTGCTCCGACCGCGCATCGGATTCAGAAGGGCCCCGATGCGACCTCACAATCTGCCCCTCGTGATGCTCGGCGCAGGGCTGCTCTGGTTCGGGTGGTTCGGGTTTAACGCCGGGTCGGCACTCGGGGCGAACCACACCGCGGCATTCGCCTGGATCAACACCCTCGCAGCGCCGGCGGCCGCCATGCTCGCGTGGCTGATCGTCGAGCGGATCCGCGACGGGCGTCCGACCTCGCTCGGTGCCGCCTCCGGCGTCGTCGCAGGCCTAGTGGGCATCACCCCTGCTGCAGCCGCGGTCAGTCCCCTCGGCGCGATCGCGATCGGCACCCTGGCCGGGATCGGCTCAGCCCTGGCCATCGGGCTCAAGACGAAGCTCGGCTACGACGACTCCCTCGATGTCGTCGGTGTGCACCTCGTCGCCGGTCTGATCGGGACCCTGGCGATCGGCGTCCTGGCGAATCCTGCATCGCCCGCCGGCGAAGCCGGTCTGCTCCACGGCGGCGGTCTTCATCTGCTCGGGGTGGAGGCACTCAGCGCAGCGATCGTGCTGGTCTACAGCTTCGTCGTGACCACAGTGATCGCCCTTGTCCTCAGATCCATGATGGGCGGCATACGAGTCACCAGCCACGAGGAGTCCTTCGGCATCGATGTCTCTGCTCACGCAGAGTCGGGCTACGAGTTCTCACAGGTGCCCTACACGTCGCAGAACATCACGCGCAGCATCGTCATCCCCGCTCCAGAACAGCAGGAGGCCCGCCCATGA
- a CDS encoding IS630 family transposase codes for MSAPAAPLTMTDTDREVLEIIARSSTAAHREVVRARVLLASADGVGIRTVSGDHGVSAMTVRAWREAFTAEGLTQWGTVKKGRGRKPSIPEDTIAEIVRLTTTETPEAETHWSVRSMAKKVGVSRSTVHRVWSELGLKPHRHDTFKVSNDPNFDAKVIDVVGLYLNPPEKAVVLCMDEKSSIQALDRTQASLPMVPGRAGTMTHDYKRNGTTTLFAALDVLTGKVIGQCLPKHRHEEFLTFLKTVDSQVPKGLQVHLVLDNYATHKHAVIKHWLANHKRFHLHFTPTSSSWLNQVERWFRDLTEKNLRRGIFDSVPDLIDSIEAYIDANNDDPKPYVWTATAESILEKVARARTTLTERAS; via the coding sequence ATGTCAGCTCCAGCAGCCCCGTTGACCATGACCGACACCGATCGAGAAGTCCTCGAGATCATCGCTCGGTCATCGACAGCCGCGCACCGGGAAGTCGTCCGCGCCAGAGTCCTCCTCGCCTCCGCCGATGGTGTGGGCATCCGCACCGTCTCCGGCGACCATGGTGTGTCGGCGATGACGGTGCGCGCCTGGCGCGAGGCGTTCACAGCCGAGGGACTCACGCAGTGGGGCACGGTGAAGAAAGGACGCGGACGCAAACCCTCGATCCCTGAGGACACAATCGCTGAGATCGTACGTCTGACGACGACCGAGACTCCTGAAGCCGAAACCCACTGGTCGGTGCGGTCGATGGCCAAGAAGGTCGGCGTCTCCCGCTCGACCGTCCACAGGGTCTGGTCCGAACTCGGGCTCAAACCCCACCGGCACGATACGTTCAAAGTCTCGAACGATCCGAACTTCGATGCCAAGGTCATCGATGTCGTCGGTCTCTACCTCAACCCACCGGAGAAGGCGGTGGTGTTGTGCATGGACGAGAAGTCTTCCATCCAGGCACTCGATCGCACTCAGGCATCGTTGCCGATGGTTCCCGGTCGGGCCGGGACGATGACGCATGACTACAAACGAAACGGCACGACGACGCTCTTCGCCGCACTGGATGTCCTCACGGGTAAAGTCATCGGGCAGTGTCTTCCCAAGCATCGGCATGAGGAGTTCCTGACTTTCCTCAAAACCGTTGATTCGCAGGTGCCCAAGGGTCTGCAGGTCCACCTCGTGCTTGATAACTATGCCACGCACAAACATGCCGTGATCAAGCACTGGCTGGCCAACCACAAACGCTTTCACCTGCACTTCACGCCGACATCATCGTCGTGGCTGAATCAGGTCGAGAGGTGGTTTCGCGATCTGACGGAGAAGAATCTGCGTCGGGGGATCTTCGACTCGGTGCCCGATCTCATCGACAGCATCGAGGCTTATATCGATGCCAATAATGATGACCCGAAACCGTATGTGTGGACGGCGACAGCCGAGTCGATCCTGGAGAAAGTCGCCCGAGCGCGCACCACCCTGACCGAACGAGCAAGCTAA